A single genomic interval of Phaeodactylum tricornutum CCAP 1055/1 chromosome 5, whole genome shotgun sequence harbors:
- the Lhcf16 gene encoding protein fucoxanthin chlorophyll a/c protein has translation MKSVAAILAIASTAAAFAPSSKSKAPTTVTRVALDDLAGSTAPLKRFDPLGLAQVGSEQTFAWFQAAELKHSRAAMLATTGFIVQAAGIHFPGMLSKDISFESLSGMNPVEQWAGVPDAGKWQIILTIFIAEIATEAKKPHYMMGGDLPTMVFPPIDFSKVDAATLKTKRSRELNNGRLAMIGIMSFISEYNIPGSVPVLSGLDAF, from the exons ATGAAGTCTGTCGCTGCCATTCTCGCTATCGCTAGCACTGCCGCTGCCTTTGCTCCGTCTTCCAAGTCCAAG GCTCCCACCACCGTTACCCGTGTAGCGCTCGATGACCTTGCGGGTAGCACGGCTCCGTTGAAACGGTTCGACCCCCTCGGCTTGGCACAAGTCGGCAGCGAGCAGACCTTTGCCTGGTTCCAAGCCGCCGAGCTGAAGCACAGCCGTGCCGCCATGTTGGCCACCACCGGGTTTATCGTCCAGGCCGCCGGAATCCACTTTCCCGGTATGCTCAGCAAGGATATCTCCTTCGAATCCCTTTCCGGCATGAACCCTGTGGAACAGTGGGCCGGTGTGCCTGATGCTG GTAAGTGGCAGATCATCCTCACGATCTTTATTGCTGAAATCGCCACCGAAGCCAAGAAGCCGCATTACATGATGGGCGGTGATCTACCGACCATGGTATTCCCCCCGAttgacttttccaaagttGACGCCGCCACTCTCAAGACCAAGCGAAGCCGCGAACTGAACAATGGACGTCTCGCAATGATCGGCATCATGTCCTTCATCAGTGAATACAACATCCCCGGATCGGTCCCGGTCCTTAGTGGGCTGGATGCCTTTTAA
- a CDS encoding predicted protein has product MDKFSKSQKDEYATAFAILALYDGGADVSTEQIGALLEATGNTEVEAFYPIIFANFLNSPEKIGELIALPAAGGGGGGGSAGGADNAEAAEVVKEEEKEEEVEMDLGGGMDMFGGDDGDGGGDY; this is encoded by the exons ATGGATAAATTCAGCAAATCCCAAAAGGACGAATACGCGACGGCGTTCGCCATCTTGGCCCTTTACGACGGAGGT GCCGACGTTTCTACCGAGCAGATTGGAGCGCTGTTGGAAGCCACCGGAAACACGGAAGTGGAAGCATTCTACCCCATTATCTTTGCCAACTTTTTGAACAGTCCGGAAAAGATTGGAGAACTCATTGCCTTACCCGCTGctggcggtggtggtggcggagGCAGCGCTGGTGGTGCCGACAATGCCGAAGCCGCGGAAGTAgtcaaggaagaagaaaaggaagaggaggTTGAGATGGACCTGGGTGGCGGTATGGATATGTTTGGAGGAGACGATGGcgatggcggcggcgacTACTAA